One region of Wyeomyia smithii strain HCP4-BCI-WySm-NY-G18 chromosome 3, ASM2978416v1, whole genome shotgun sequence genomic DNA includes:
- the LOC129731990 gene encoding uncharacterized protein LOC129731990 isoform X1 has product MVTLAFFWRNSGMEQGKHSGMIYQYQRSKNVNKTTSIPTELLSKAEVLRTLDATKNDKKRICQEMEACFPLLKFLLNAKKSATEIHQMFPHLSAYNGYMIRKSFTQLFPCCEPEPDFKGVLSKCLLYSSSKFMQVEDEYIKGFLRMFSSMPMRGLRRRIDGKLSISEKQLASPFIRWLAPNISIAEDLKTYKESLQNEQPHVVCSAMPFKAGPLFVIINRNICIDVQCSIHAIDTLFKSFAVFGIEIPVHMRMMMDFLACVLYKNMSHSSRATVNRLVAAFNEATKAEDTEMI; this is encoded by the exons ATGGTCACGT TGGCTTTTTTTTGGCGAAACAGTGGAATGGAACAGGGTAAACACAGTGGTATGATTTACCAATACCAGCGATCAAAAAACGTGAACAAAACTACATCCATACCAACAGAACTTTTGAGTAAAGCCGAAGTTCTACGCACGTTGGACGCAacgaaaaatgataaaaaaaggaTTTGTCAGGAAATGGAGGCATGTTTCCCTTTGTTAAAATTTTTGCTCAATGCAAAGAAAAGTGCAACCGAAATTCACCAAATGTTTCCACATCTAAGTGCATACAACGGATATATG atcCGTAAATCGTTTACTCAACTCTTTCCGTGTTGTGAACCTGAGCCGGATTTCAAGGGAGTTCTATCGAAGTGTCTTCTATACTCATCCAGTAAATTCATGCAAGTTGAGGATG AATACATTAAAGGATTCCTGCGCATGTTTTCGAGTATGCCAATGCGTGGACTCCGCCGGAGAATTGACGGTAAATTATCAATTTCCGAAAAGCAATTGGCGTCGCCTTTCATTCGTTGGTTAGCA CCCAACATcagtattgcagaggatttAAAAACATATAAAgaatctcttcaaaatgaacaaccgcatgttgtatgTTCTGCGATGCCGTTTAAAGCCGGGCCTTTATTCGTGATAATAAACAGAAATATTTGTATTGATGTACAGTGCtcaatacatgcaatcgatacactatttaaatccttcgcagtgtttggCATAGAAATTCCCGTACACATGCGTATGATGATGGATTTTCTGGCGTGCGTATTGTACAAAAATatgagccacagttcacgggcaactgtgaaccggttggttgccgcattCAACGAAGCCACTAAGGCAGAAGACACGGAAATGATTTAA
- the LOC129731990 gene encoding uncharacterized protein LOC129731990 isoform X2 → MEQGKHSGMIYQYQRSKNVNKTTSIPTELLSKAEVLRTLDATKNDKKRICQEMEACFPLLKFLLNAKKSATEIHQMFPHLSAYNGYMIRKSFTQLFPCCEPEPDFKGVLSKCLLYSSSKFMQVEDEYIKGFLRMFSSMPMRGLRRRIDGKLSISEKQLASPFIRWLAPNISIAEDLKTYKESLQNEQPHVVCSAMPFKAGPLFVIINRNICIDVQCSIHAIDTLFKSFAVFGIEIPVHMRMMMDFLACVLYKNMSHSSRATVNRLVAAFNEATKAEDTEMI, encoded by the exons ATGGAACAGGGTAAACACAGTGGTATGATTTACCAATACCAGCGATCAAAAAACGTGAACAAAACTACATCCATACCAACAGAACTTTTGAGTAAAGCCGAAGTTCTACGCACGTTGGACGCAacgaaaaatgataaaaaaaggaTTTGTCAGGAAATGGAGGCATGTTTCCCTTTGTTAAAATTTTTGCTCAATGCAAAGAAAAGTGCAACCGAAATTCACCAAATGTTTCCACATCTAAGTGCATACAACGGATATATG atcCGTAAATCGTTTACTCAACTCTTTCCGTGTTGTGAACCTGAGCCGGATTTCAAGGGAGTTCTATCGAAGTGTCTTCTATACTCATCCAGTAAATTCATGCAAGTTGAGGATG AATACATTAAAGGATTCCTGCGCATGTTTTCGAGTATGCCAATGCGTGGACTCCGCCGGAGAATTGACGGTAAATTATCAATTTCCGAAAAGCAATTGGCGTCGCCTTTCATTCGTTGGTTAGCA CCCAACATcagtattgcagaggatttAAAAACATATAAAgaatctcttcaaaatgaacaaccgcatgttgtatgTTCTGCGATGCCGTTTAAAGCCGGGCCTTTATTCGTGATAATAAACAGAAATATTTGTATTGATGTACAGTGCtcaatacatgcaatcgatacactatttaaatccttcgcagtgtttggCATAGAAATTCCCGTACACATGCGTATGATGATGGATTTTCTGGCGTGCGTATTGTACAAAAATatgagccacagttcacgggcaactgtgaaccggttggttgccgcattCAACGAAGCCACTAAGGCAGAAGACACGGAAATGATTTAA
- the LOC129731990 gene encoding uncharacterized protein LOC129731990 isoform X3, giving the protein MEQVEALLDAESFQKLKAKKIDDISLVLLKDTDLRDIGINEKGPRMVILQIIENLNSSHDNVNDKENTTNVIIPPSKQILRETLVSDNSFRLKVLQPVLDRGNIPDKNGISFLTRVACQPFEKRIKDGHVCFRVVVRHSYDVTGPPQLIDFRQVCNGVLSKQRVQLMVHALSTLSVVHLYSTVDSPQRFPFENSKNVKAFCHKRRCIGSVEDYRPYQVHRQLFALDSIEKVMSEPIAAPQLVRTFVCLRRTGCQ; this is encoded by the exons ATGGAACAGGTTGAAGCCTTACTCGATGCGGAATCATTCCAAAAATTAAAAG CTAAAAAAATTGATGATATTTCCTTGGTGCTTCTGAAAGACACCGATTTGAGAGATATCGGTATAAACGAGAAAGGACCTCGGATGGTCATTTTGCAGATCATAGAAAATCTGAACAGTTCTCATGATAACGTTAATGATAAGGAGAATACGACGAATGTGATAATACCTCCATCAAAACAA ATACTCCGAGAAACGCTCGTTTCAGATAATAGTTTCCGACTAAAAGTATTGCAGCCGGTACTGGATAGAGGTAACATACCAGATAAAAATGGTATCAGTTTCCTTACTAGAGTAGCTTGTCAACCATTCGAAAAACGGATTAAAGATGGTCACGT ATGTttcagggttgtcgtccggcattcttacgacgtgaccggcccaccgcaactcattgactttcgccaggtatgcaatggggttctctccaagcagcgcgtgcagctcatggttcatgcactgtcgacattatccgtcgtccatctgtactccaccgtagatagtccacagcGTTTTCCGTTCGAAAATTCCAAGAATGTTAAGGCCTTCTGTCATAAGCGTCGTTGTATCggttccgtagaggactaccggccGTATCAGGTACATCGTCAACTTTTTgcactagactcgatcgaaAAGGTCATGTCCGAGCCAATAGCCGCACCgcaattggtgcgtacgtttgtatgtctgagaagaacgggctgTCAATGA